Part of the Streptomyces sp. RFCAC02 genome is shown below.
GTCGTGGGCGAGGAAGACGCGGGCCGCCTGCTCGTGGAAGGTGGGCAGGAAATGGGGCGCGGACCTGCCGAGGCGCTCCGCCAGTTCGTCGAAGCCGTCCTTGGCCGCGCCGGCGCGGCCGGCGGCGAGGCGGGAGAGGCGCTCGATGTCCTGGACGAGCGCGAGGGCGTGGTGCCCGTTGGCGGGGTCGTTGACGAGTGCCCAGGCGGGGAAGCCGAGCGACTCGCGGCGGACCCGGCCGACCGGGGGCGCCGCGCCCTCGCGGGTGAGGCCGAGGAAGTCGAGGGCGAGGTCCTCGGCCTCGCCCAGGGTTTCGGGGACGAGGCGCACGACGGTCCGCTCCCCGAGCGCGGGGTGCCGGTAGGCGCGGGCGGTCAGCGTGTCGGTGTCGTCGTCCCCGGGGGCGTCCGCCGGGAGGATCGCACCCGCGTCGAGGGAATGGGTGGCGCTCATCGGGCGTCCTCCGGGGTGTCGGTGTCGCGGCCGGCGTGCAGCGCGGCGGCCATGCGCATGCCCTCGGACCAGGCGACGGGGCCGGCCTCGGCGGGGCGGACGGCGGTGCCGTCCTGAGTGGTCCAGGTGAGGGCGCCCGTCTCGGTCTCGCCGTAGCCCTCGTAGTCGCCGATCCAGACGCGGGCCTCGACGGTGCGGCCGTCCTCGTGGACGGTGCAGACGGCCTCGCCGCCACGGACGCGGTAGCCGAGGGAGACGGCGCGGCCGGTGAGGAAGCGGAGCTGGGTGTAGCGGGCGCCCGCCCAGGTGGTGACGGCGGTGGCGGCCGGGTCGACGCTCTCGCGGCGCCAGACCTCCCGGTGGAGCTGCCCGACGCCCTGCCGCACATCGAGCTCGGCGGCGAACTCCCGCAGGTCCTCCAGGTCGTCGAGGAGGACGGGGTGCGGGATGCGCAGGGTCTCGGCGGTGGTCCGCACGGTGTCGCCGTCCGGATCGACCAGGCCGACGCCGCGCTCCGGGTCGGCGTCGCGCAGGAACCCGGTGACGGTCCCCGAGGGGTCGGTGACCACCAGGTCGCGCAGCGCCGCACGCCAGGCCGGGTCGGGCCAGACACGGACCAGGACGGCGGTGGGCACGGGGAGGGAGCGGATCATCCACCGCTCCGCGGTGGCGAGGCACTCGCGCTCGTGCCGGGCGAGCCACTCGGTGAGCGAGCGGAGCTGCGCGACGGCCGGGTCGTCGGCGATCTTCGCGGGGACGGACTTGAGGAGCCGGCCGGCACGGTTGCGGCACATCAGGCGCGCCGCCGACGCGCCCTCCTCCCCCACGTCGACGGCCACTTCGTAGTCGCCCGCCCTGATCCAGCCCATGCCGGCCCTCCCCTGAGGCTCGTGCTTCCCTGCGATGATCGAAACTGTAGGAGACGCCACTGACAATCGGTCCGGTGGCCGGTGCGGGAGAGGTGCGCGTGGGTGTGAACGGCGTGGTCGCGGAGGGGCGGCCGGTGCGGTGGGGGATTCTCGCGACGGGCGGGATCGCGGCCAAGTTCGCGAGTGAACTGGCCGAACTGCCCGAGGGCGACGCGGAACTCGTGGCGGTCGCCTCGCGGTCGGCGGCGTCGGCCGGGGCGTTCGCCGAGCGGTTCGGGATACCGGCGGCGTACGGCGGCTGGGACGGACTGGCCGCCGACCCGTCCGTCGACGCGGTGTACGTCGCCACGCCGCACAGCGCGCACCACGACGCGGTGCGCCTGTGTCTGGAGGCGGGCAAGGCGGTGCTGTGCGAGAAGCCGTTCACGCTCAACGCCGCCGAGGCCGTCGCGCTGGTCGAACTGGCCCGGAAGCGCGGTGTCTTCCTCATGGAGGCCATGTGGATGCACTGCAACCCCGCGATCCGCCGCATGGCGGAGCTCGTGCGCGACGGGGCGATCGGCGAGGTCAGGTCGGTGCACGCCGACTTCGGCATCGACGTGCCGTGGGACCCGGCGCACCGGCTGTACGACCCGGCGCTCGGCGGCGGCGCGCTGCTCGACCTCGGCGTCTACCCGGTGGCGTTCGCGCACCTGGTGCTCGGCGAGCCGGCCGAGGTGACGGCATGGGCGCACCTGCGCGACGGCGTCGACACGAACACGGGCCTGCTCCTCGGGTACGACAGCGGCGCGGTCGCGGCCCTGACGTGCTCGCTGGTCGCCGACACGGCGCAGGTGGCCGCGGTCACCGGCTCGGCGGGCCGCATCGAGATCCCGCGCGGCTTCTTCCACCCGGAGCGGTTCGTGCTGCACCGGCCGGGCCGCGCGCCGGAGGAGTTCACGGGCGAGGGGCCCGCGGGTTCGTTCGTGCACGAGGCGGCCGAGGTGGGGCGCTGCCTGCGGGCCGGTGCGACGGAGTCGCCGCTCGTCCCGCTGGAGGGGACCCTCGCGGTGATGCGCACGCTGGACGCGGCGCGGGAACGCATCGGCCTGCGCTACCCCGGGGAGCGGCGCAGGCCGTGACGTGCGGGCCGGTCGGCCCCGCGGCTCAGGAGGCCGCGGGGCCGGCCAGCGGCGGCCGGGCGGCGATCCAGGCGCGCTGGGCCGCGAGGTCGTCCTTCACCTCGCCGAGCTGCACGGCGACGGCGGACGGCGCGGTGCCGCCGCGCGCCGAGCGCGCCGCCAGGGAGCCCTCGACGGTGAGCACGGAGCGCACCTCGGGCGTCAGGTGGGCGGAGATCTTCGCGAACTGCTCGTCCGTCAGCCCGTCGAGATCGATGCCCTCGGTCTCGCAGACCTTGACGCACTCGCCGGCGATCTCGTGGGCGTCGCGGAACGGGACGCCCTGCCGTACGAGCCACTCGGCGATGTCCGTGGCCAGGGAGAAGCCGGCGGGGGCGAGCTGTTCGAGGCGCTCGGTGTTGACCGTGAGGGTGGCCAGCATGCCGGTGAAGGCCGGCAGCAGGACCTCCAACTGGTCGCAGGAGTCGAAGACGGGCTCCTTGTCCTCCTGCAGGTCGCGGTTGTACGC
Proteins encoded:
- a CDS encoding Gfo/Idh/MocA family oxidoreductase; amino-acid sequence: MAGAGEVRVGVNGVVAEGRPVRWGILATGGIAAKFASELAELPEGDAELVAVASRSAASAGAFAERFGIPAAYGGWDGLAADPSVDAVYVATPHSAHHDAVRLCLEAGKAVLCEKPFTLNAAEAVALVELARKRGVFLMEAMWMHCNPAIRRMAELVRDGAIGEVRSVHADFGIDVPWDPAHRLYDPALGGGALLDLGVYPVAFAHLVLGEPAEVTAWAHLRDGVDTNTGLLLGYDSGAVAALTCSLVADTAQVAAVTGSAGRIEIPRGFFHPERFVLHRPGRAPEEFTGEGPAGSFVHEAAEVGRCLRAGATESPLVPLEGTLAVMRTLDAARERIGLRYPGERRRP
- a CDS encoding DUF4132 domain-containing protein, whose protein sequence is MGWIRAGDYEVAVDVGEEGASAARLMCRNRAGRLLKSVPAKIADDPAVAQLRSLTEWLARHERECLATAERWMIRSLPVPTAVLVRVWPDPAWRAALRDLVVTDPSGTVTGFLRDADPERGVGLVDPDGDTVRTTAETLRIPHPVLLDDLEDLREFAAELDVRQGVGQLHREVWRRESVDPAATAVTTWAGARYTQLRFLTGRAVSLGYRVRGGEAVCTVHEDGRTVEARVWIGDYEGYGETETGALTWTTQDGTAVRPAEAGPVAWSEGMRMAAALHAGRDTDTPEDAR